From a region of the Dickeya poaceiphila genome:
- the mtfA gene encoding DgsA anti-repressor MtfA — translation MMKWQWKSLTPDTFSDWQQALSIPLLTPLAENERQHLITVARQFLRQKNLVPLLGLVLTKLMAQRIALLFSLPVLELGIEWLDGFHDVLIHPEPFTVNGEWMDEFGLVHSGPSVQSGQSWDQGPVVLNWLEIQDSFDLSGFNLVIHEVAHKLDMRGNDRPSGVPTMSLRDVARWEQTLHAAMEALREEIDLTGEDAASMDAYAAADLAECFAVLSEYFFSAPDLLAERFPAVYQNFCGFYRQNPLERLQRWQANQAQVDLSPH, via the coding sequence ATGATGAAGTGGCAATGGAAATCCCTTACTCCCGATACATTTTCGGATTGGCAGCAGGCGCTGTCGATCCCACTGCTAACACCGCTGGCAGAAAATGAACGCCAGCACCTCATCACGGTGGCCAGACAATTTTTGCGCCAAAAGAACCTGGTGCCGTTGCTGGGACTGGTGCTGACCAAACTGATGGCTCAACGCATCGCACTATTGTTTTCGCTCCCGGTGTTGGAATTGGGCATTGAATGGCTGGATGGTTTTCATGACGTGCTGATTCACCCTGAACCTTTTACAGTGAATGGCGAATGGATGGATGAGTTCGGTCTTGTGCATAGCGGTCCCAGCGTTCAGTCTGGACAGAGCTGGGATCAAGGGCCTGTTGTGCTCAACTGGCTGGAAATTCAGGATTCATTTGATCTTTCGGGTTTCAATCTGGTTATCCACGAAGTGGCGCATAAACTGGATATGCGTGGTAATGACCGTCCATCCGGTGTGCCCACGATGTCGTTGCGCGATGTGGCGCGCTGGGAGCAGACCCTTCATGCGGCAATGGAAGCGCTGCGGGAGGAAATCGATCTGACAGGAGAAGACGCCGCCAGCATGGATGCCTATGCCGCAGCTGACCTTGCAGAGTGCTTTGCTGTACTGTCTGAATATTTCTTCAGCGCTCCAGACCTGCTGGCGGAGCGTTTCCCGGCGGTATACCAGAATTTTTGCGGTTTCTATCGTCAGAACCCACTGGAGCGGTTGCAGCGCTGGCAAGCGAATCAGGCTCAGGTCGATTTATCTCCTCACTGA
- a CDS encoding malonate decarboxylase holo-ACP synthase, protein MVTTRPHDLLWLASRGALEDIDVPWVDSQWQPALPVVVRRDVDPTGRIPVGVRGLRRDQRAGGWVRAECIVRVVTPEMLCGLSSLLHSPFVSQPPVQVAIQLAQQCWPWQWGVIGGTGYALATQMPVLHAASDLDLLIRAPQALDRDALAHWQQLLSSSPLCRADTQVETPNGGFALAEWLRDGQVLLKTDHGPQRVSDPWAMER, encoded by the coding sequence ATGGTAACGACACGTCCGCATGATCTGTTATGGCTGGCGTCCCGAGGAGCGCTGGAGGATATCGATGTGCCCTGGGTGGACAGCCAATGGCAGCCGGCTTTGCCGGTGGTAGTGCGGCGCGACGTTGACCCGACCGGACGCATTCCGGTCGGGGTGCGCGGCCTGCGCCGTGACCAGCGCGCTGGCGGGTGGGTGAGGGCAGAATGCATTGTTCGGGTGGTGACGCCGGAAATGCTGTGCGGCCTGTCGTCGTTATTGCATTCGCCGTTTGTATCCCAGCCGCCGGTGCAGGTCGCTATTCAACTGGCGCAGCAGTGCTGGCCATGGCAATGGGGAGTAATCGGTGGTACGGGATACGCGCTGGCAACCCAAATGCCGGTGCTACATGCAGCCAGCGATCTCGACCTGCTGATTCGTGCGCCTCAGGCATTGGACCGCGACGCGCTGGCGCACTGGCAACAACTGCTGTCGTCATCGCCGTTATGCCGGGCCGATACGCAAGTAGAAACTCCCAACGGTGGTTTCGCACTGGCCGAATGGCTGCGAGACGGACAGGTGCTGTTAAAAACCGACCACGGCCCGCAGCGGGTCAGCGATCCGTGGGCAATGGAGCGGTGA
- a CDS encoding alpha/beta hydrolase: MNRRGFLAAISATAVALTVGRVLGPPLPTPRPRIWLWDGAPPGGGGPGGAARLSARGALSQIVAPYLEVFSPEKPNGQAILVAAGGGYQRIEMGKEAWPAATWLMSQGYTAYVLAYRLPGEGWHDGNRVALQDAQRALRLIRHREQRVGVLGFSAGGHLLGMAALRHDPAYTPRDKLDTLPMQADHAALIYPVITLEKPYQHTATHRVLVGRDATPAAEAEWSVQSYVSRRSPRFFLVQAEDDMVSDPHNTLIMAQACQRVQVPVEMRRYPVGGHGFGLGEPGTPVAAWPSTYLNWLRQ; the protein is encoded by the coding sequence ATGAATCGCAGAGGTTTTCTTGCCGCTATTTCGGCAACTGCTGTGGCCCTGACTGTCGGGCGCGTGCTGGGCCCGCCATTGCCGACGCCACGCCCACGCATCTGGCTGTGGGATGGCGCGCCGCCGGGCGGCGGCGGACCGGGCGGCGCGGCGCGGTTGAGCGCCAGAGGCGCGCTCAGTCAGATCGTTGCTCCTTATCTTGAGGTGTTTTCGCCGGAAAAGCCTAACGGGCAGGCCATACTGGTGGCGGCTGGCGGCGGTTATCAGCGCATCGAAATGGGTAAAGAAGCCTGGCCGGCAGCGACCTGGCTGATGTCGCAAGGTTATACGGCGTATGTGCTGGCGTATCGCCTGCCCGGCGAAGGTTGGCATGACGGCAATCGTGTGGCGTTGCAGGATGCACAGCGCGCATTGCGGTTGATTCGCCACCGTGAACAACGAGTCGGCGTGCTGGGGTTTTCGGCAGGTGGGCATCTGTTGGGGATGGCGGCGCTCAGACATGACCCTGCTTATACGCCGCGGGATAAACTTGATACTCTGCCGATGCAGGCTGACCATGCTGCACTGATCTACCCGGTGATTACGCTGGAAAAACCCTATCAGCATACCGCCACCCACCGGGTCCTGGTGGGACGAGATGCCACGCCGGCGGCGGAAGCCGAATGGTCGGTGCAATCGTATGTATCGCGGCGCTCGCCGCGGTTTTTTTTGGTGCAGGCGGAAGATGATATGGTGTCCGATCCGCATAATACGTTGATCATGGCGCAGGCTTGTCAGCGAGTGCAGGTGCCGGTGGAGATGCGGCGTTACCCGGTCGGCGGACACGGTTTTGGGCTGGGTGAGCCAGGTACGCCGGTTGCAGCCTGGCCGTCAACCTACCTGAACTGGCTGCGTCAATAA
- a CDS encoding chemotaxis protein: MDKFQKEIEERTNLTSSNKFELLLFRLGSATGEGPSELFGINVFKLREIVPMPTLTKAAGMTPPMLGMINIRGQIIPVIDLPAVVGCAASTGRNILLVTEYARSTQAFAVESVDDIVRLEWSQVNTAEAGVSNTYITSIARLDSDPSSNRLALVLDVEQILHDIIPTEREIKIESVEDKTFHLKPGAVAIVAEDSKVARTMLETGLKVMNIPYMMHITGLEAWNRIKTLQQEAQAEARPISDKIAFVLTDLEMPEMDGFTLTRNIKRDEALKSIPVIIHSSLSGTANEDHVRNVGADSYVAKFEINELAAAIHKVVDRVKPASAR; this comes from the coding sequence ATGGATAAATTTCAAAAAGAGATTGAGGAGAGAACTAATCTTACCTCGTCCAACAAGTTTGAATTGTTATTGTTCCGTTTGGGGTCGGCCACCGGTGAAGGGCCATCCGAGCTGTTCGGTATCAATGTGTTCAAGCTTCGTGAAATCGTTCCGATGCCAACCTTGACCAAGGCTGCGGGTATGACACCACCGATGCTTGGTATGATTAATATTCGCGGGCAGATTATTCCCGTTATCGATCTTCCGGCGGTGGTAGGGTGTGCGGCGAGTACCGGGCGCAACATCCTGCTGGTGACGGAATATGCACGCAGCACCCAGGCTTTTGCGGTTGAGTCCGTTGATGACATCGTTCGTCTTGAGTGGAGTCAGGTAAATACGGCGGAAGCAGGGGTAAGTAATACTTATATCACCAGTATTGCGCGTCTGGACAGCGATCCGTCGAGCAATCGTCTGGCGCTGGTGTTGGATGTGGAGCAGATTCTGCACGACATTATTCCAACTGAGCGTGAAATTAAGATTGAAAGCGTTGAAGACAAAACCTTCCATCTGAAGCCCGGCGCGGTGGCGATTGTGGCTGAAGACTCCAAAGTCGCGCGAACGATGCTCGAAACGGGGCTGAAGGTGATGAATATTCCGTACATGATGCATATCACCGGGCTGGAAGCCTGGAACAGAATCAAAACGTTGCAGCAGGAAGCGCAGGCGGAAGCTCGGCCTATTTCGGATAAGATTGCTTTTGTGCTGACTGACCTGGAAATGCCGGAAATGGATGGTTTTACGCTGACGCGTAATATCAAACGTGATGAGGCGCTCAAGAGTATTCCGGTCATTATCCACTCTTCGCTGTCCGGTACCGCTAACGAAGACCACGTACGCAATGTGGGCGCTGATTCGTATGTAGCGAAATTCGAAATCAATGAACTGGCCGCCGCGATTCACAAAGTAGTGGATCGCGTGAAACCTGCATCGGCCAGATAA
- the mdcE gene encoding biotin-independent malonate decarboxylase subunit gamma yields the protein MSQVAHRGALWLDALAPGKPRLTGLCPSVQVADGSLAGEQVRFIAVVPDTNNHYPRAVKGEVGLLEGWTLAKVVHETLAADCNSDKKRPIVAVIDVPSQAYGRREEAFGIHQALAASAGAYAQARLAGHPVIGLIVGKAMSGAFLAHGYQANRLIAFNDPEVQIHAMGKASAARITLRSVEDLEKLAATIPPMAYDIRNYATLGLLATLLDIGNPDAPSADELAQVTAALQQAVTDARRDSSLKVRLGADNRRSSSHVRERMRAQW from the coding sequence ATGAGTCAGGTAGCACATCGTGGCGCGCTATGGCTGGACGCGCTGGCACCCGGAAAACCGCGACTGACCGGATTGTGCCCGTCGGTACAGGTAGCTGACGGCAGTCTCGCCGGTGAACAGGTGCGTTTTATTGCTGTGGTTCCAGATACGAATAACCACTACCCGCGTGCGGTAAAGGGTGAAGTGGGGCTGCTGGAGGGCTGGACACTGGCGAAGGTGGTGCATGAGACGCTGGCGGCGGACTGCAATAGCGATAAGAAACGGCCTATTGTGGCGGTTATCGATGTACCCAGTCAGGCGTATGGCCGCCGGGAAGAGGCATTCGGTATCCATCAGGCGCTGGCGGCGTCGGCAGGGGCTTACGCCCAGGCGCGTCTTGCCGGTCACCCGGTTATCGGGCTGATTGTCGGTAAGGCAATGTCCGGCGCGTTTCTGGCCCACGGTTATCAGGCCAACCGGCTGATCGCCTTCAATGACCCAGAAGTACAGATTCACGCCATGGGCAAAGCGTCTGCGGCACGTATCACGCTCAGAAGTGTGGAAGACCTGGAAAAGCTGGCCGCCACAATTCCACCGATGGCGTATGACATTCGCAACTACGCCACACTGGGATTACTGGCGACGCTGTTGGATATCGGCAATCCGGATGCGCCGTCCGCCGACGAGCTGGCTCAGGTCACAGCCGCATTACAACAGGCGGTGACCGATGCCCGCCGCGACTCATCGCTGAAAGTGCGACTGGGCGCGGACAACCGCCGCAGCTCTTCGCACGTGCGTGAGCGGATGCGCGCGCAGTGGTAA
- a CDS encoding LysR family transcriptional regulator: MLKDGDLTFRKLEIFKTFMETGNITRTAELLGLSGVSVHRALHTLEESVRCPLFIHKGRNLVALPAAHTLLEYSQEAMLLMKRGLEETRKTAGVGQGRLRIGTLYSLTLETVPRLIMGIKLRRPDLELDLTMGSNQRLLAMLDDQQLDAILISLSDNTIDRNQLEFLPLFEDDICLAAPASVKLDTHQPADLRDFHHQQFVSLSEGFATYAGFQEAFHIAGFEPEIVTRVDDIFSMLSLVQAGIGFTLIPERMKKVYENDVQLLKLAPPYQMRQLIAIVFARNREHDPNLLALVAEGRMYARSLNAAATPVP; this comes from the coding sequence ATGTTAAAAGACGGCGACCTCACGTTCCGCAAACTTGAAATTTTCAAGACATTCATGGAGACCGGTAATATCACCCGCACCGCTGAACTGCTTGGGCTTAGCGGCGTCAGCGTACATCGGGCGTTGCATACGCTGGAGGAAAGCGTGCGCTGTCCGCTGTTTATCCATAAGGGACGCAATCTGGTGGCGTTGCCGGCGGCTCACACACTGCTGGAATACAGTCAGGAAGCGATGTTGCTGATGAAACGAGGACTGGAGGAAACCCGCAAAACCGCAGGTGTCGGTCAGGGACGGTTACGCATCGGAACACTGTATTCGCTGACGCTGGAAACCGTGCCGCGGCTGATTATGGGCATCAAGCTGCGCCGCCCGGATCTGGAACTGGATTTAACCATGGGATCGAATCAGCGCCTGCTCGCCATGCTGGATGACCAACAACTGGACGCGATTCTCATCTCACTGTCTGACAATACTATCGACCGTAATCAACTGGAATTCCTGCCGCTGTTTGAAGACGACATCTGCCTGGCGGCGCCAGCTAGCGTGAAGCTGGATACTCATCAACCGGCGGACCTGCGTGACTTTCATCACCAGCAGTTTGTTTCGCTATCCGAAGGGTTCGCTACCTATGCCGGTTTCCAGGAAGCGTTTCACATCGCCGGGTTCGAACCGGAAATCGTCACACGGGTAGACGACATTTTCTCCATGCTGAGTCTGGTTCAGGCCGGTATCGGCTTTACCCTGATTCCCGAACGGATGAAAAAAGTATACGAGAACGATGTACAGTTGCTGAAACTGGCACCGCCCTATCAGATGCGCCAGCTTATCGCCATCGTGTTCGCCCGCAACCGCGAGCATGACCCGAATCTGCTGGCACTGGTGGCAGAAGGCCGCATGTACGCCCGTAGCCTGAACGCTGCCGCTACCCCTGTGCCCTGA
- the mdcH gene encoding malonate decarboxylase subunit epsilon: MKILFTFPGQGAQQAGMLQQLPADSCVLDEAADVLGDEVYQLDSPQALRHTRAVQLCLLITGVAWARALMARGLMPDMVSGLSIGAFPAAVVAGVLRFDDALRLVALRGDLMEQAYPQGYGLTAIMGLSQSQVEALLISSGAYIANLNAERQIVIAGSDESMAQVAEQALQLGASRVQRLQVSVPSHCALLDVPARQLAAAMTSVTLSPAQCSYLSGSSARVIWQPERIADDLALNMARTVRWHDAMVAAEERDVRLAIEMPPGGVLSCLAKQAFNRAEAYALAHSDIDVVVHRAAQIRAQG, from the coding sequence ATGAAGATTCTGTTTACTTTCCCTGGACAAGGGGCGCAGCAGGCCGGGATGTTGCAGCAGTTGCCTGCCGATTCTTGCGTGTTGGATGAAGCGGCTGACGTGCTGGGAGATGAGGTTTACCAACTGGATAGTCCGCAGGCACTGCGTCATACCCGTGCGGTACAACTGTGCCTGCTGATAACGGGCGTTGCCTGGGCCAGAGCGCTAATGGCGCGCGGTCTGATGCCGGATATGGTCAGCGGCTTGTCGATTGGCGCGTTTCCGGCAGCGGTGGTCGCCGGGGTATTGCGCTTTGATGATGCGTTACGTCTGGTGGCGTTGCGCGGCGACCTGATGGAGCAGGCGTATCCGCAAGGATATGGTCTTACCGCCATCATGGGGCTGAGTCAGTCGCAAGTAGAGGCGTTGCTGATAAGCAGTGGCGCATATATCGCCAATCTAAACGCTGAACGACAAATCGTGATTGCAGGCAGTGATGAAAGTATGGCGCAGGTAGCGGAACAGGCGTTACAGCTAGGTGCCAGTCGGGTGCAGCGCTTGCAGGTTAGTGTGCCGTCGCATTGTGCGCTGTTGGATGTACCCGCCAGACAACTGGCGGCGGCAATGACCTCTGTTACACTGTCGCCTGCGCAGTGCAGCTACCTGAGCGGCAGCTCCGCCCGTGTCATCTGGCAGCCGGAACGCATCGCAGACGATCTGGCGCTCAACATGGCGCGTACGGTGCGCTGGCACGACGCTATGGTGGCGGCAGAAGAACGTGACGTCCGGCTGGCGATTGAGATGCCGCCGGGCGGCGTGCTGAGTTGTCTGGCTAAGCAGGCGTTCAACCGTGCCGAAGCGTATGCTCTGGCGCACAGCGACATTGATGTGGTGGTCCACCGCGCTGCTCAGATCAGGGCACAGGGGTAG
- the mdcC gene encoding malonate decarboxylase acyl carrier protein, producing the protein MEQITLSFPATRPASGNALAGVVGSGDMEVLLIADAGQTLTIDITTSVDNSRARWQALFSRLSTLGSLTAGTMTIHDFGATPGVARIRIEQVFEGVSYA; encoded by the coding sequence ATGGAACAGATTACATTGTCATTCCCGGCGACTCGCCCGGCCAGCGGCAACGCACTGGCGGGGGTGGTGGGCTCCGGTGATATGGAAGTGCTGCTGATAGCAGACGCCGGACAGACGCTCACCATCGACATCACTACGTCGGTGGATAACAGCCGGGCGCGTTGGCAGGCGCTGTTTTCCCGGTTAAGTACGCTCGGCAGCCTGACTGCCGGCACCATGACGATTCATGATTTTGGCGCCACGCCGGGTGTGGCACGCATCCGTATTGAACAGGTTTTTGAAGGGGTGAGCTATGCGTGA
- a CDS encoding DUF3168 domain-containing protein, translating into MTEEDIYPLLGKLVNGRVYAYAVPCCDYHAPHHKHSFILFSLSQENSYNASQQLAGQQVTVSVDCYAHSVAAARTLREQVRTALAVLAPNKTAEYNDFDVEYEQFRMTLEVMLSR; encoded by the coding sequence ATGACTGAAGAAGATATCTATCCACTGCTGGGTAAATTGGTTAATGGGCGTGTTTATGCGTATGCCGTACCCTGCTGTGATTATCATGCCCCCCATCATAAGCACTCATTTATCCTTTTCTCGCTGAGTCAGGAAAACAGTTACAACGCCTCGCAGCAGCTGGCTGGTCAGCAGGTGACTGTCAGTGTGGATTGTTATGCCCACTCGGTAGCGGCAGCCCGCACATTGCGTGAGCAGGTCAGAACTGCGCTGGCAGTATTGGCTCCGAATAAAACGGCTGAATATAACGATTTCGATGTGGAATATGAACAATTCCGTATGACGCTGGAAGTGATGCTTTCACGTTAA
- a CDS encoding AEC family transporter: MTYVIVHALAPIFIIMLLGFWAGKAKLVDNKNVALLNIFVMDFALPAALFSATVQTPWAGIAQQSPLIVVLTLAMWITYAAIYFLAVKVFHKTPQDAAVLTLTVALPNYAALGLPILGSVLGDGSSTSLSVAVSIACGSVLMTPFCLLILEREKARASGGSQHSTLSMLPVLMWRSLKKPIVLGPLLGVVLSAIGIRMPELLLAAIKPLGLAATAAALFLTGVILSARQLKINPMVTTAVLAKLLIQPALAWAVVLVLGLHGSVAITAILMIALSAGFFGVVFGNRFGVQSPDAEAVLLLSSVLCILSLPLFITLTSGM, encoded by the coding sequence ATGACTTATGTAATTGTTCATGCCCTTGCGCCGATTTTTATCATCATGCTGTTGGGATTTTGGGCTGGCAAAGCCAAATTGGTGGATAACAAGAACGTTGCGCTACTCAACATTTTCGTCATGGATTTTGCGCTGCCGGCGGCGCTGTTTAGCGCCACAGTGCAAACACCCTGGGCCGGCATTGCCCAACAGTCGCCGCTGATCGTGGTGCTGACGCTGGCGATGTGGATAACCTATGCCGCTATCTATTTTCTGGCTGTTAAGGTGTTTCATAAAACACCGCAGGATGCCGCGGTGCTGACGCTCACTGTGGCGCTGCCCAACTACGCGGCTCTCGGTTTGCCAATCCTCGGCAGCGTATTGGGCGATGGCTCATCGACATCACTGTCAGTGGCGGTTTCTATTGCCTGTGGTTCGGTATTGATGACGCCGTTTTGCCTGCTGATTCTGGAGCGTGAAAAGGCGCGTGCATCTGGCGGCAGCCAGCACTCTACGCTTTCGATGTTGCCGGTATTGATGTGGCGTTCGCTGAAAAAACCGATTGTGCTGGGGCCGTTGCTGGGTGTGGTACTGTCCGCCATTGGTATTCGTATGCCGGAATTGCTGCTGGCGGCGATCAAACCGTTGGGGCTGGCCGCCACCGCTGCCGCGCTGTTCCTGACCGGGGTGATCCTCTCGGCGCGTCAGCTGAAAATCAACCCGATGGTCACTACCGCGGTGTTAGCCAAGTTGTTGATTCAACCGGCGCTGGCGTGGGCTGTGGTGCTGGTTTTAGGGCTGCACGGTTCGGTCGCAATCACCGCGATTCTGATGATTGCACTGTCAGCCGGTTTTTTCGGTGTGGTTTTCGGTAACCGGTTTGGCGTGCAGTCGCCGGATGCAGAAGCAGTGCTGCTGTTAAGTTCAGTACTCTGTATCCTGTCACTGCCGCTGTTTATTACATTGACCTCAGGAATGTAA
- the mdcA gene encoding malonate decarboxylase subunit alpha produces MLSGQTSSRVWNTRRSEKQRRKALIPVAGKVLPTEHLAAMLEKLIAPGDKVVLEGNNQKQADFLSRSLAEVNPQVVHDLHMIMPSVGRSEHLDIFEKGIAHKLDLSFSGTQSLRISQLLEDGALEIGAIHTYIELYSRLYVDLIPNVALVAGYKADRKGNLYTGPSTEDTPALVEAAAFHDGIVIAQVNELVDDETDLPRVDIPGSWIDYVVVADKPFFIEPLFTRDPRLIKQEHILMAMMAIKGIYAEHQVQSLNHGIGFNTAAIELLLPTYGERLGLKGKICKHWTLNPHPTLIPAIESGWVDSVHCFGGELGMEAYIAARPDVFFTGADGSMRSNRAFCQLAGQYAVDMFIGSTLQVDGLGNSSTVTKGRLAGFGGAPNMGHDPHGRRHATPAWLAMINEPDPMQRGRKLVVQMVETFQAGVKPTFVEKLDAVDVAKAAGMPLAPVMIYGDDVTHVLTEEGIAYLYRANSLEERRAMVAAVAGITDIGLGVDAQRVAEFRRSGKVAYPEDLGIRRTEATRSLLAAGSVADLVEWSGGLYNPPAKFRSW; encoded by the coding sequence ATGTTGTCTGGGCAAACGTCATCGCGAGTCTGGAATACGCGCCGCAGTGAAAAACAACGTCGTAAGGCGCTGATACCCGTTGCGGGCAAGGTGCTTCCTACCGAACATCTTGCCGCTATGCTGGAAAAATTGATCGCTCCCGGCGATAAGGTTGTGCTGGAAGGCAATAACCAGAAGCAGGCTGATTTTCTCTCCCGCTCGCTGGCAGAGGTTAATCCGCAGGTGGTGCATGATTTACATATGATCATGCCGAGCGTTGGGCGCAGCGAGCATCTGGACATTTTTGAGAAAGGCATCGCCCATAAACTCGATTTATCCTTCTCAGGTACGCAGAGCCTGCGTATTTCGCAGTTGCTGGAGGACGGCGCGTTGGAAATCGGCGCTATCCATACCTATATCGAACTCTATTCCCGCCTGTATGTTGACTTGATCCCGAATGTGGCGCTGGTGGCAGGTTATAAAGCCGACCGCAAAGGCAACCTGTACACCGGTCCCAGTACCGAAGATACGCCGGCGCTGGTTGAAGCTGCGGCGTTCCATGACGGTATCGTCATCGCTCAGGTCAATGAACTGGTAGACGATGAAACGGATCTGCCGCGCGTCGATATCCCCGGTTCCTGGATTGATTATGTGGTTGTCGCCGACAAGCCGTTCTTTATCGAGCCGCTGTTCACCCGCGATCCGCGACTGATCAAACAAGAGCACATTCTGATGGCGATGATGGCCATCAAGGGTATCTATGCTGAACATCAGGTGCAGTCGCTCAACCACGGTATTGGTTTTAATACCGCGGCGATTGAGCTGTTGCTGCCGACCTATGGCGAGCGTCTGGGGCTGAAAGGCAAAATTTGTAAACACTGGACCCTCAACCCCCATCCCACCCTGATTCCGGCGATTGAAAGCGGCTGGGTTGACAGCGTCCACTGCTTTGGCGGCGAATTGGGGATGGAAGCCTATATTGCTGCCCGGCCAGATGTGTTCTTCACCGGCGCCGATGGTTCCATGCGCTCCAACCGCGCCTTTTGCCAACTGGCAGGGCAGTACGCTGTGGACATGTTTATCGGTTCGACATTGCAGGTCGATGGATTGGGCAACTCATCCACTGTTACCAAAGGCCGCCTGGCCGGATTCGGCGGCGCGCCCAACATGGGGCATGACCCGCATGGCCGTCGCCACGCGACGCCCGCATGGCTGGCGATGATTAACGAACCCGACCCGATGCAGCGCGGGCGCAAGCTGGTGGTGCAAATGGTGGAAACCTTCCAGGCCGGCGTCAAACCGACCTTTGTAGAAAAACTTGATGCCGTGGACGTCGCTAAAGCCGCGGGTATGCCGCTGGCGCCGGTGATGATTTATGGCGACGACGTTACCCATGTGCTGACGGAAGAGGGGATTGCCTACCTTTATCGCGCCAACAGTCTGGAGGAGCGCCGGGCGATGGTAGCGGCGGTAGCGGGGATTACCGACATCGGGTTGGGGGTGGATGCGCAGCGCGTAGCGGAATTCCGCCGTAGCGGCAAAGTGGCCTACCCGGAAGATTTGGGGATTCGCCGTACGGAGGCGACCCGTTCACTGCTGGCAGCCGGCAGCGTGGCTGACCTGGTGGAATGGTCGGGCGGCCTGTACAACCCGCCGGCGAAATTCCGGAGCTGGTAA
- a CDS encoding biotin-independent malonate decarboxylase subunit beta, translated as MRDDHSFIELKARERAHALLDEGSYRELLGPFDGIVSPWLGPQGIVVQSDDGMVVAKGTLQGKPTVVIAIEGAFQGGSMGEVSGAKMAAALELAAEDQRNGIPTQAILCLETGGVRLQEANLGLAAIADIHAAIVDLRRYTPVIGIIAGTVGCFGGMSIAAALCSHLIVTREARLGLNGPQVIEQEAGIAEYDSRDRPFIWSMTGGEIRYRSGLADSLVADGVNAVKQAVNDALASGVPAQHRSDNYAWYLARLTNADTQVQADTQQIQQLFGEVNL; from the coding sequence ATGCGTGACGACCACAGTTTTATCGAGCTTAAAGCGCGGGAGCGCGCTCACGCCTTGCTGGATGAGGGCAGCTACCGCGAATTGCTCGGCCCGTTTGACGGCATCGTGTCTCCGTGGCTGGGACCTCAGGGGATTGTGGTGCAGTCTGACGACGGCATGGTGGTGGCGAAAGGTACGCTACAGGGCAAACCGACGGTGGTGATCGCCATTGAAGGGGCGTTTCAGGGCGGCAGTATGGGTGAAGTCTCCGGGGCTAAGATGGCCGCTGCGCTGGAGCTGGCCGCAGAAGACCAACGTAACGGTATTCCGACGCAGGCGATTCTGTGCCTGGAAACCGGTGGCGTCCGTTTACAGGAAGCCAATCTGGGACTGGCGGCGATTGCCGATATCCATGCCGCTATTGTTGACCTGCGTCGTTATACGCCGGTTATTGGCATCATCGCCGGTACGGTGGGCTGCTTTGGCGGTATGTCGATAGCCGCTGCGCTGTGCAGCCATCTGATCGTTACCCGCGAAGCGCGTCTTGGCCTTAACGGGCCGCAGGTGATTGAACAGGAAGCGGGTATTGCCGAGTACGACTCGCGTGACCGCCCGTTTATCTGGAGCATGACCGGCGGGGAAATCCGTTACCGCAGCGGCCTGGCTGACAGTCTGGTGGCTGACGGCGTGAACGCGGTCAAACAGGCGGTGAATGACGCGCTCGCCAGCGGCGTACCGGCGCAACACCGTTCGGATAACTATGCATGGTATCTGGCGCGGCTTACTAACGCTGATACACAAGTACAGGCCGACACGCAACAGATCCAACAGCTTTTCGGGGAGGTAAACCTATGA